In one Angustibacter luteus genomic region, the following are encoded:
- the egtA gene encoding ergothioneine biosynthesis glutamate--cysteine ligase EgtA, which produces MATEGLLGDAGPQVEPDADQDEDARRPLSVDAAHAYVAAGALRAGSPGPVGLELEAHVVDLAEPSRRPSWAHLHAALDSVPRLPGGSVVTLEPGGQVELSGPPGAGVGEAVAGVAVDHAALRRHLATHGLGLALVGADPLREAARVNPGQRYDAMEQHWRATGQASAGLSMMCSTASLQVNLEAGPTHEWARRTELVHLLGPVLVAVSACSPWLSGRATGWRSTRQRVWGDLDVLRCGPLRGGPDPAAEWADYALDAPVMLVRSGDRVDPVRTRIPLREWLSGAVRLGDRLPERSDVDLHLTTLFPPARLRGFIEVRYLDAVPRRWWGALAATLVTLMDVPQAADLAAAAAEPVGREWTAAARDGLTHPGLAVAARACLAAAAAHAPAALADQVGELADLVATGRSPGDDVADTAARFGPEAALLAACPPAYEGEDADA; this is translated from the coding sequence ATGGCCACCGAAGGCCTGCTCGGTGACGCCGGTCCACAGGTCGAGCCCGACGCCGATCAGGACGAGGACGCCCGACGGCCGTTGAGCGTGGACGCGGCGCACGCGTACGTGGCCGCCGGAGCCCTGCGGGCGGGCTCACCGGGGCCGGTCGGGCTCGAGCTCGAGGCGCACGTCGTCGACCTGGCTGAGCCGTCCCGGCGACCGTCCTGGGCTCACCTGCACGCGGCGCTGGACTCGGTGCCGCGCCTGCCGGGCGGCAGCGTGGTCACCCTGGAGCCGGGCGGGCAGGTGGAGCTGTCGGGCCCGCCCGGGGCGGGCGTCGGCGAGGCGGTCGCGGGGGTGGCCGTGGACCACGCGGCGCTGCGCCGGCACCTGGCCACCCACGGCTTGGGGCTGGCGCTGGTCGGCGCCGACCCGCTCCGGGAGGCCGCCCGGGTCAACCCGGGCCAGCGGTACGACGCGATGGAGCAGCACTGGCGGGCGACCGGGCAGGCGTCGGCCGGCCTGTCGATGATGTGCTCGACGGCGTCCCTGCAGGTCAACCTCGAGGCCGGGCCGACCCACGAGTGGGCGCGGCGGACCGAGCTCGTGCACCTGCTCGGTCCGGTGCTTGTCGCGGTCTCTGCCTGCTCACCGTGGTTGTCCGGCCGGGCCACCGGCTGGCGCTCGACCCGCCAGCGCGTGTGGGGTGACCTGGACGTGCTCCGGTGCGGGCCGTTGCGCGGCGGCCCAGATCCGGCCGCTGAGTGGGCCGACTACGCGCTCGACGCACCGGTGATGCTGGTCCGCTCCGGTGACCGGGTGGACCCGGTCCGAACCCGGATCCCGTTGCGCGAGTGGCTGAGCGGCGCCGTCCGGCTGGGCGACCGCCTGCCCGAGCGCAGTGACGTCGACCTGCACCTGACGACGCTGTTCCCCCCGGCCCGTCTGCGCGGCTTCATCGAGGTGCGGTACCTGGACGCCGTTCCCCGGCGCTGGTGGGGCGCCCTCGCCGCCACCCTGGTGACCCTGATGGACGTCCCGCAGGCGGCGGACCTGGCCGCGGCGGCGGCCGAGCCCGTCGGTCGGGAGTGGACGGCGGCCGCCCGAGACGGGCTCACGCACCCCGGACTGGCTGTGGCCGCCCGGGCCTGCCTGGCAGCGGCGGCCGCGCACGCGCCGGCGGCACTGGCGGACCAGGTGGGCGAGCTGGCCGACCTCGTCGCCACCGGGCGCTCGCCCGGCGACGACGTCGCCGACACCGCGGCCCGGTTCGGGCCCGAGGCAGCGCTGCTGGCGGCCTGCCCGCCGGCGTACGAGGGGGAGGACGCCGATGCGTGA
- the egtB gene encoding ergothioneine biosynthesis protein EgtB: protein MRELVARDLETARLRTLSLTELDEPELLRQHDPLMSPLVWDLAHIGQQEELWLLRGGDARVAGLLRPDVDQLYDAFKHRRADRPLLPLLPPVQARSFCLEVRGRVLDALDAADDEQLFTFGMVVQHEQQHDETMLATLQLRQGAPLLGAGDPLPVGRGARLTADDGRSGNDVRSRAGAVDSCLVPAGEFVLGVEAADEPFSLDNERPAHVVDVPAFRIARFPVTNGQWKAFVADGGYDQPRWWSARGWQHRVQSGLHAPMSWRPDGSRVRFGVVEDVPDDEPVQHVSWFEAEAFAGWAGARLPTEVEWEKACAWDPAAGRRRRWPWGADDVTPSRANLGGSALRPAPVGAYPSGASAYGVEQLVGDVWEWTSSRFEPWPGFAPMVYDTYSAPFFGGDFRVLRGGSWAVAPSTVRPSFRNWDLPIRRQIFTGLRLAWDA, encoded by the coding sequence ATGCGTGAGCTGGTGGCCCGCGACCTCGAGACGGCCCGACTCCGCACGCTCAGCCTCACCGAGCTGGACGAGCCCGAGCTCCTGAGGCAGCACGACCCGCTGATGAGTCCGCTGGTCTGGGACCTCGCGCACATCGGCCAGCAGGAGGAGCTCTGGCTGCTCCGCGGCGGCGACGCCCGGGTCGCGGGCCTGCTGCGACCGGACGTCGACCAGCTGTATGACGCGTTCAAGCACCGTCGTGCCGACCGCCCCCTGCTGCCCTTGCTGCCCCCCGTGCAGGCGCGCTCCTTCTGCCTCGAGGTGCGCGGCCGGGTGCTCGATGCCCTGGACGCAGCGGACGACGAGCAGCTGTTCACCTTCGGGATGGTCGTCCAGCACGAGCAGCAGCACGACGAGACCATGCTCGCGACGCTCCAGCTGCGTCAGGGCGCGCCCCTGCTGGGAGCCGGCGACCCGCTGCCGGTGGGCCGCGGCGCGCGGCTGACCGCGGATGACGGTCGGTCCGGGAACGACGTCCGGTCCCGGGCCGGTGCGGTCGACTCCTGCCTGGTGCCAGCCGGCGAGTTCGTGCTGGGCGTGGAAGCCGCGGACGAGCCGTTCTCGCTGGACAACGAGCGGCCCGCACACGTCGTCGACGTCCCGGCCTTCCGGATCGCCCGGTTCCCCGTGACGAACGGGCAGTGGAAGGCCTTCGTCGCGGACGGCGGCTACGACCAGCCGCGATGGTGGTCCGCGCGCGGGTGGCAGCACCGGGTGCAGTCGGGACTGCACGCGCCGATGAGCTGGCGCCCCGACGGCAGCAGGGTGCGCTTCGGCGTGGTCGAGGACGTGCCGGACGACGAGCCCGTGCAGCACGTCTCCTGGTTCGAGGCCGAGGCGTTCGCCGGCTGGGCGGGCGCCCGGCTGCCCACCGAGGTGGAGTGGGAGAAGGCGTGTGCGTGGGACCCGGCGGCCGGACGCCGGCGCCGCTGGCCCTGGGGGGCCGACGACGTGACGCCGAGCCGAGCCAACCTCGGCGGGTCGGCGCTGCGCCCGGCTCCCGTCGGCGCGTACCCGTCCGGCGCCTCGGCGTACGGCGTCGAGCAGCTCGTCGGCGACGTGTGGGAGTGGACGTCCTCGCGGTTCGAGCCGTGGCCCGGCTTCGCCCCGATGGTGTACGACACCTACAGCGCGCCGTTCTTCGGCGGCGACTTCCGGGTGCTCCGCGGTGGCTCCTGGGCGGTGGCGCCGAGCACCGTGCGGCCGTCGTTCCGCAACTGGGACCTGCCGATCCGCCGGCAGATCTTCACCGGGCTGCGCCTGGCCTGGGACGCCTGA
- the egtC gene encoding ergothioneine biosynthesis protein EgtC, which yields MCRHLGWLGRPRTLHDLVLASPHALLVQSYAPRRQRHGLMNADGWGVGFERPDGEPARWRSTRPLWQDGSFASVAPAISSPLVVAAVRSATAGMPIEESATAPFLHDGWLCSHNGRVDRSVLPRRPDAESVCDAALLCAHVVAEGVDHVADTVRAVGAADPDARLNLLLGRPGRLVAVTWGDTLSRITTDEGTLLSSEPLDDDPRWIDVPDRHVVEVSPDGTTVTPLENPA from the coding sequence GTGTGCCGGCACCTGGGCTGGCTCGGCCGGCCCCGCACGCTGCACGACCTGGTGCTCGCGTCGCCGCACGCCCTGCTCGTGCAGTCGTACGCGCCGCGCCGGCAGCGGCACGGCCTGATGAACGCCGACGGCTGGGGCGTGGGCTTCGAGCGGCCGGACGGCGAGCCGGCTCGCTGGCGGTCGACCCGGCCCCTGTGGCAGGACGGGTCCTTCGCCTCGGTGGCGCCGGCCATCAGCTCCCCGCTGGTGGTCGCGGCCGTCCGCTCGGCCACCGCCGGCATGCCGATCGAGGAGTCCGCGACCGCACCGTTCCTGCACGACGGGTGGCTGTGCTCGCACAACGGCCGGGTGGACCGGTCCGTGCTGCCGCGCCGACCCGACGCCGAGTCGGTCTGCGACGCCGCACTGCTCTGCGCGCACGTCGTGGCCGAGGGGGTGGACCACGTCGCCGACACGGTGCGTGCGGTCGGCGCCGCGGACCCGGACGCACGCCTCAACCTGCTGCTCGGCCGACCCGGCCGGCTGGTGGCGGTGACCTGGGGCGACACCCTCAGCCGTATCACCACCGACGAGGGCACCCTCCTGTCCAGCGAGCCGCTGGACGACGACCCCCGCTGGATCGACGTGCCGGACCGGCACGTCGTCGAGGTGAGCCCGGACGGGACCACCGTGACCCCACTGGAGAACCCAGCATGA
- the egtD gene encoding L-histidine N(alpha)-methyltransferase: MTITLTSHLAGTDRAQALADDVRAGLSATPKSLPPKWFYDERGSQLFDEITRLPEYYPTNAERAVLQERADEIVRLSGADTLVEIGSGTSEKTRLLLDAFAASGRLRRFVPFDVDPVVLRQAGAAVADEYPGTEVLAVAGDFERHLDRLPVTGRRLVAFLGSTIGNLEPAPRARFLATIGAGLRRGDAFLLGTDLVKDADRLVAAYDDDSGVTAAFNKNVLAVVNTELDADFDLDAFEHVARWDEHEEWIEMHLRSTRRQTVTVGALDLRVDFAAGELMRTEVSAKFRESGVRRELAAAGLAPLVWWTDPRGDFGVSLSTPR; this comes from the coding sequence ATGACGATCACGCTGACCAGCCACCTCGCCGGGACGGACCGCGCCCAGGCCCTGGCGGACGACGTCCGCGCCGGGTTGTCGGCGACCCCGAAGTCGTTGCCGCCCAAGTGGTTCTACGACGAGCGCGGCAGCCAGCTGTTCGACGAGATCACCCGGCTGCCCGAGTACTACCCGACGAACGCCGAGCGTGCGGTGCTGCAGGAGCGGGCCGACGAGATCGTCCGGCTGTCCGGGGCGGACACGCTGGTCGAGATCGGCAGCGGAACGTCCGAGAAGACCCGTCTGCTGCTGGACGCGTTCGCGGCGTCCGGCCGGCTGCGCCGGTTCGTGCCCTTCGACGTCGACCCCGTGGTGCTCCGGCAGGCGGGCGCCGCCGTGGCGGACGAGTACCCCGGCACCGAGGTGCTGGCGGTGGCGGGCGACTTCGAGCGGCACCTGGACCGGCTGCCGGTGACCGGCCGGCGGCTGGTGGCGTTCCTCGGGTCCACCATCGGCAACTTGGAGCCAGCCCCCCGCGCCCGGTTCCTGGCCACGATCGGGGCCGGCCTGCGCCGCGGCGACGCCTTCCTGCTCGGCACCGACCTGGTCAAGGACGCCGATCGCCTGGTGGCCGCCTACGACGACGACAGCGGGGTGACGGCCGCCTTCAACAAGAACGTGCTGGCCGTGGTGAACACCGAGCTGGACGCCGACTTCGACCTTGACGCCTTCGAGCACGTCGCGCGCTGGGACGAGCACGAGGAGTGGATCGAGATGCACCTGCGCTCCACCCGCCGGCAGACCGTCACCGTCGGTGCGCTCGACCTGCGCGTCGACTTCGCGGCTGGCGAGCTGATGCGCACCGAGGTCTCGGCCAAGTTCCGCGAGTCCGGCGTCCGCCGCGAGCTCGCCGCGGCCGGGCTGGCCCCCCTGGTGTGGTGGACGGACCCGCGGGGCGACTTCGGGGTCAGCCTCAGCACGCCTCGCTGA
- a CDS encoding Gmad2 immunoglobulin-like domain-containing protein produces MSDDGTGATPPQWLGDLPEPADDAAVAAVVDTLEHDASALQPGDRIAELRAATTARRERRPWLVAAAACTALVAVAGGGALALNGSGTALSPPTGHSTDVGTAPTVASPPVTGPRTTSSSAPSTASSGGGNAVAYALPVYYVQQDGDGLRLAREWHRRTLASPRQRMQQALDDATDPTAVQEAAHGAPWQPRTGPLRLEGPADGLLTIDLPATEGAAHGRSAAQARLAAQQLVWTATAVQQDASMGVRILIGGSPGLLFGSTPVGDAMFRDPAVGPTTAPASQAPSSQAPSGQAPSGQAPSGQSSGQQSESMVAIDSPRPQASLTAPLTVSGRACVFEAALSWELLSGAEVVRSGHLTASSGCPDTGAWSVRLVDVPAGQYTFRAYALPASGSGDPVQDTVAFTVR; encoded by the coding sequence ATGAGCGACGACGGCACCGGCGCCACCCCGCCGCAGTGGCTGGGCGACCTGCCCGAGCCCGCGGACGACGCGGCCGTGGCGGCGGTGGTCGACACCCTGGAGCACGACGCGTCGGCGTTGCAGCCCGGCGACCGGATCGCCGAGCTCCGGGCGGCGACGACCGCCCGGCGCGAGCGACGGCCCTGGCTCGTCGCCGCGGCCGCCTGCACCGCGCTGGTCGCAGTGGCCGGCGGCGGGGCGTTGGCGCTGAACGGGTCGGGCACCGCGCTCTCCCCGCCGACCGGGCACAGCACGGACGTCGGCACCGCGCCGACCGTCGCCAGCCCACCGGTGACCGGCCCGCGGACGACGTCCTCCAGTGCCCCGAGCACGGCCTCGAGCGGCGGTGGCAACGCCGTGGCGTACGCGCTGCCGGTCTACTACGTGCAGCAGGACGGCGACGGGCTGCGGCTGGCCCGCGAGTGGCACCGGCGCACGCTCGCCAGCCCGCGCCAACGGATGCAGCAGGCCCTGGACGACGCCACCGACCCCACGGCGGTGCAGGAGGCGGCGCACGGCGCGCCGTGGCAACCGCGCACGGGGCCGTTGCGTCTCGAAGGTCCCGCTGACGGACTGCTGACCATCGACCTCCCGGCCACCGAGGGCGCGGCGCACGGCCGGAGCGCGGCGCAGGCCCGCCTCGCCGCCCAGCAGCTGGTCTGGACGGCGACCGCCGTGCAGCAGGACGCGTCCATGGGAGTGAGGATCCTGATCGGCGGCAGCCCGGGGCTGCTGTTCGGCTCGACGCCGGTCGGCGACGCCATGTTCCGCGACCCGGCCGTCGGACCGACCACCGCACCGGCATCCCAGGCGCCGTCATCCCAGGCGCCGTCCGGCCAAGCGCCGTCCGGCCAAGCGCCGTCCGGCCAATCCAGCGGCCAGCAGTCGGAAAGCATGGTCGCGATCGACAGTCCGCGGCCACAGGCTTCGCTGACCGCGCCGCTGACCGTCAGCGGTCGGGCGTGCGTCTTCGAGGCGGCGCTGTCCTGGGAGCTGCTGTCCGGCGCAGAGGTCGTCCGGTCCGGGCACCTCACGGCCAGCAGCGGCTGCCCGGACACCGGCGCCTGGTCGGTGCGGTTGGTGGACGTGCCCGCGGGCCAGTACACGTTCCGGGCCTACGCGCTACCGGCTTCCGGTTCGGGAGACCCGGTCCAGGACACCGTGGCGTTCACGGTCCGCTGA
- a CDS encoding SigE family RNA polymerase sigma factor yields MASDQVAASTAALPDESARWTADEALTELYRAHWRALVRLSYLLVRDLPLAEEVVQDAFIAVHRRWRRMADHDQALAYLRVAVVNGSRSTLRRRSVRQRWAAAGGPTAGEPRSLAERAGPSAEDVVLAGARRQAVNDALAKLPTRQREVLVLRYHLGLSESEIAQTLQITRGAVKSHAHRAIAAVRVSLAGLDEGTGAR; encoded by the coding sequence ATGGCCTCGGACCAGGTCGCCGCGTCCACCGCCGCGTTGCCCGACGAGAGCGCCCGCTGGACCGCCGACGAGGCCCTCACCGAGCTCTACCGCGCGCACTGGCGCGCCCTGGTGCGCTTGTCGTACCTGCTCGTCCGCGACCTGCCGCTGGCCGAGGAGGTCGTCCAGGACGCCTTCATCGCCGTGCACCGTCGCTGGCGACGGATGGCCGACCACGACCAGGCCCTCGCCTACCTGCGGGTCGCCGTGGTCAACGGTTCGCGCAGCACGCTGCGCCGACGCAGCGTGCGTCAGCGCTGGGCCGCCGCGGGCGGCCCCACCGCCGGCGAGCCGCGTTCGCTCGCGGAGCGGGCCGGCCCCAGCGCCGAGGACGTCGTGCTGGCCGGCGCGCGGCGCCAGGCCGTGAACGACGCCCTGGCCAAGCTGCCTACCCGCCAGCGCGAGGTGCTCGTGCTGCGCTACCACCTGGGCCTGTCTGAGTCCGAGATCGCCCAGACCCTGCAGATCACCCGCGGCGCGGTGAAGAGCCACGCCCACCGCGCGATCGCCGCGGTGCGGGTCAGTCTGGCCGGGCTCGACGAGGGGACGGGCGCCCGATGA
- a CDS encoding HIT domain-containing protein, with translation MSTDQRPHDPQCPFCRIVAGEIPADVVAQDDQAIAFRDLDPQAPLHVLVVPRAHYPDVATLAVGDPEALVAVARLAATVAADENGGQFRLVFNSGAQAQQSVFHVHGHVLGGRDLTWPPG, from the coding sequence GTGAGCACCGACCAGCGTCCACATGACCCGCAGTGCCCGTTCTGTCGCATCGTCGCGGGTGAGATCCCGGCCGACGTGGTGGCGCAGGACGACCAGGCCATCGCCTTCCGCGACCTGGATCCCCAGGCCCCTCTGCACGTTCTGGTGGTGCCGCGAGCGCACTACCCGGACGTCGCCACGCTGGCCGTGGGCGACCCGGAGGCCCTCGTCGCCGTGGCCCGGCTGGCGGCCACGGTCGCCGCGGACGAGAACGGCGGCCAGTTCCGCCTCGTCTTCAACAGCGGCGCCCAGGCGCAGCAGAGCGTCTTCCACGTGCACGGGCACGTGCTCGGCGGGCGTGACCTGACCTGGCCGCCCGGCTGA
- a CDS encoding serine hydrolase domain-containing protein, translating into MQHKVSRAQTDWRSPSVVVRVVRRGEVQLDAWAGSADLGPDGTADPALLEPGPDVQYRMGSITKTFTAALVLQARDDGLLDLDDRLEAHLDVPAHGQVTLRRMLCHLSGLQREPVGDVWESLRGPDLDTMLADLAAADAVLSPQQRWHYSNLAYALLGQVAAQVRGGTWAEVLADRVLRPLGLTRTTVDPTPPTARGYFVDPYADRLRPEPLFPGFAFAPAAELWTTTTDLARWAAFWAEPDEAVLKASTVAEMTHLHAMADLQQWTLGWGLGLMLHRRGERFFVGHDGAMPGFLASMVVHRDSGLGVVALTSTSRAADPFSLAVDLAETVLDAVPDLPSAWRPGAAVPADVEGLLGTWWTEGMEFAASWRAGSEPDVDGEEGGHLELRAAGAAASRPPAVLRRDGEDRWRVVSGREQGEALRVVRDEAGLPTRLYWATYPMTRQPLPFGA; encoded by the coding sequence TTGCAGCACAAGGTCTCACGGGCCCAGACGGACTGGCGGTCGCCGTCCGTCGTGGTGCGGGTGGTGCGTCGCGGTGAGGTCCAGTTGGATGCCTGGGCGGGTTCGGCGGACCTCGGTCCCGACGGCACCGCGGACCCGGCCCTGCTGGAGCCCGGGCCCGACGTCCAGTACCGGATGGGGTCGATCACCAAGACGTTCACGGCGGCCCTGGTGCTGCAGGCGCGCGACGACGGGCTGCTCGACCTGGACGACCGGCTCGAGGCGCACCTGGACGTCCCGGCGCACGGCCAGGTCACCCTGCGCCGGATGCTCTGCCACCTGTCCGGGCTGCAGCGCGAGCCGGTCGGGGACGTCTGGGAGTCGTTGCGGGGCCCGGACCTCGACACGATGCTGGCCGACCTGGCTGCCGCCGACGCGGTGCTCTCGCCGCAGCAGCGCTGGCACTACTCGAACCTGGCGTACGCGCTGCTCGGGCAGGTCGCGGCGCAGGTGCGCGGCGGCACCTGGGCCGAGGTGCTCGCGGACCGGGTCCTGCGCCCGCTGGGCCTGACCAGGACGACCGTCGACCCGACGCCGCCGACCGCACGTGGGTACTTCGTCGACCCGTACGCCGACCGGCTGCGGCCCGAGCCGCTGTTCCCCGGCTTCGCGTTCGCCCCCGCCGCGGAGCTGTGGACGACCACGACCGACCTGGCCCGCTGGGCCGCCTTCTGGGCCGAGCCCGACGAGGCCGTGCTGAAGGCCTCGACGGTCGCCGAGATGACCCACCTGCACGCGATGGCCGACCTGCAGCAGTGGACCCTCGGCTGGGGCCTCGGGCTGATGCTGCACCGGCGTGGCGAGCGGTTCTTCGTCGGCCACGACGGCGCGATGCCGGGGTTCCTGGCCAGCATGGTCGTGCACCGGGACAGCGGACTCGGTGTCGTCGCGCTGACCAGCACGAGCCGGGCGGCCGACCCGTTCAGCCTGGCGGTCGATCTCGCCGAGACCGTGCTGGACGCCGTCCCGGACCTGCCGTCGGCCTGGCGGCCCGGAGCGGCGGTTCCCGCCGACGTCGAAGGTCTGCTCGGTACCTGGTGGACCGAGGGCATGGAGTTCGCGGCGTCCTGGCGCGCCGGCAGCGAGCCGGACGTCGACGGCGAGGAGGGCGGCCACCTGGAGCTGCGGGCGGCCGGTGCTGCGGCGTCCCGGCCCCCGGCGGTGCTGCGACGGGACGGCGAGGACCGGTGGCGCGTCGTGTCCGGGCGCGAGCAGGGTGAGGCGCTGCGCGTCGTCCGGGACGAGGCGGGGCTGCCCACCCGGCTGTACTGGGCGACGTACCCGATGACCCGCCAGCCGCTGCCCTTCGGGGCCTGA
- a CDS encoding PhoH family protein, whose translation MSDTPTDTSSETPSDTPGPDPSPGAQVPHTIVVAAEVPMVSLLGPGDELLRTIERAFPRLDVHVRGNEITLNGPPAEVALLERLVDELLVVIASGQPLTRDAVDRSVAMLRQQTTERPADVLTMNILSNRGKKIRPKTLNQKRYVDAIDDNTVVFGIGPAGTGKTYLAMAKAVQALQAKRVNRIILTRPAVEAGERLGFLPGTLTEKIDPYLRPLYDALHDMLDPDSIPRLMAAGTIEVAPLAYMRGRSLNDAFIILDEAQNTSAEQMKMFLTRLGFGSKIVVTGDVTQVDLPAGTTSGLRIVQDILDDLDDVHFALLTSQDVVRHPLVGQIVDAYGRWDALRTGAPLAGNRAARRGRR comes from the coding sequence ATGAGCGACACACCGACTGATACCTCGAGCGAGACCCCCAGCGATACCCCCGGCCCTGACCCGAGCCCTGGCGCCCAGGTGCCGCACACCATCGTGGTCGCCGCCGAGGTCCCCATGGTCTCCCTGCTCGGCCCCGGCGACGAGCTGCTGCGCACCATCGAGCGCGCGTTCCCGCGGCTCGACGTGCACGTGCGCGGCAACGAGATCACGCTGAACGGCCCCCCGGCCGAGGTGGCCCTGCTCGAGCGGCTGGTCGACGAGCTGCTCGTGGTGATCGCCTCCGGTCAGCCGCTGACCCGCGACGCGGTCGACCGGTCCGTCGCGATGCTGCGCCAGCAGACGACGGAGCGCCCCGCCGACGTCCTGACCATGAACATCCTGTCCAACCGCGGTAAGAAGATCCGCCCGAAGACGTTGAACCAGAAGCGGTACGTCGACGCGATCGACGACAACACGGTGGTGTTCGGGATCGGCCCGGCCGGCACCGGCAAGACGTACCTGGCGATGGCCAAGGCCGTGCAGGCGCTGCAGGCCAAGCGGGTCAACCGGATCATCCTGACCCGTCCGGCCGTCGAGGCGGGTGAGCGCCTGGGCTTCCTGCCGGGCACGCTGACGGAGAAGATCGATCCGTACCTGCGCCCGCTGTACGACGCGCTGCACGACATGCTCGACCCGGACTCGATCCCGCGGCTGATGGCGGCCGGCACGATCGAGGTCGCGCCGCTGGCGTACATGCGCGGCCGCTCGCTGAACGACGCGTTCATCATCCTCGACGAGGCGCAGAACACCTCGGCCGAGCAGATGAAGATGTTCCTCACCCGGCTCGGGTTCGGCTCGAAGATCGTGGTCACCGGCGACGTCACGCAGGTCGACCTGCCGGCCGGGACGACGTCCGGGCTGCGCATCGTGCAGGACATCCTGGACGACCTCGACGACGTGCACTTCGCGCTCCTGACCAGCCAGGACGTCGTCCGGCACCCCCTGGTGGGGCAGATCGTCGACGCGTACGGGCGCTGGGACGCGCTGCGCACCGGTGCGCCGCTCGCCGGCAACCGGGCCGCCCGTCGCGGCCGGCGATGA
- the ybeY gene encoding rRNA maturation RNase YbeY: MSIEVNNETSYVCDEHELVRLSRYVLDELRVHPQAELSIVLVDEDAMERLHVQWMDLPGPTDVMSFPMDELRPGSDDVEPEPGLLGDVVLCPTVAAAQAVQAGHTAEEELLLLTTHGILHLLGYDHAEPDEEKAMFELQRRLLLTFLAGRGRPES, encoded by the coding sequence ATGAGCATCGAGGTCAACAACGAGACCAGCTACGTCTGCGACGAGCACGAGCTGGTGCGGCTCTCGCGCTACGTGCTGGACGAGCTGCGGGTGCACCCGCAGGCCGAGCTGTCCATCGTGCTGGTCGACGAGGACGCGATGGAGCGGCTCCACGTGCAGTGGATGGACCTGCCCGGCCCGACCGACGTGATGAGCTTCCCGATGGACGAGCTGCGCCCCGGCAGCGACGACGTCGAGCCGGAGCCCGGGCTGCTGGGCGACGTCGTGCTCTGCCCGACCGTTGCCGCGGCGCAGGCTGTGCAGGCCGGCCACACGGCAGAGGAGGAGCTGCTGCTGCTGACCACGCACGGCATCCTGCACCTGCTCGGCTACGACCACGCCGAACCGGACGAGGAGAAGGCGATGTTCGAGCTCCAGCGACGGCTGCTGCTCACGTTCCTGGCCGGCCGGGGCCGACCCGAGTCATGA